GCAGCTGGTTGTACTTGTTGATGCGCTCGCCGCGCGCCGGGGCGCCGGTCTTGATCTGGCCGGCGTTGGTCGCGACGGACAGGTCGGCGATGGTGACGTCCTCGGTCTCGCCGGAGCGGTGCGAGGTCATCGTCGTGAAGCCGTTGCGCTGGGCCAGGGTGACGGCGTCCAGCGTCTCGGTCAGGGTGCCGATCTGGTTCAGCTTGACCAGGAGGGCGTTCGCGGCCTTGAGCTCGATGCCCTTGGCCAGGCGCTCCGGGTTGGTGACGAACAGGTCGTCGCCGACGATCTGCACCTTGTCGCCGACCTTGACCATGAGCTCGGCCCAGGAGTCCCACTCGTCCTCGGACAGCGGGTCCTCGATGGAGACCAGCGGGTAGTCGGCGACGAGGCCCTCGTAGAACGCGACCATCTCGGCCGGCGTGGTGGCCTTGCCCTCGAACTGGTACGCGCCGTCCTTGAAGAACTCGGTGGAGGCGACGTCCAGGGCCAGCGCGACGTCCTTGCCCGGCACGAAGCCGGCCTTCTCGATCGCGACGAGGATGAGGTCGAGCGCGGCGCGGTTCGACTCGAGGTTCGGCGCGAAGCCGCCCTCGTCGCCGAGACCGGTCGACAGGCCCTTGCTCTTCAGCACGGACTTCAGCGAGTGGTAGACCTCGGCGCCGGTGCGCAGGGCCTCGCGGAAGGTCGGCGCGCCGATCGGGGCGACCATGAACTCCTGGATGTCGACGTTGGAGTCGGCGTGCGACCCACCGTTGAGGATGTTCATCATCGGGACGGGCAGCACGTGGGCGTTCGGGCCGCCGACGTAGCGGAACAGCGGCAGGTCGGCCGAGTCGGCCGCGGCCTTCGCGACGGCGAGCGAGACGCCGAGGATCGCGTTGGCGCCGAGCTTGCCCTTGTTCGGGGTGCCGTCGAGGTCGATCAGGGCCTGGTCGACCAGGCGCTGCTCGGTGGCCTCGAAGCCGATGAGCTCCGGGGCGATCTCGTCGATGACGGCGTTGACCGCGTCCTCGACGCCCTTGCCCAGGTAGCGGGACTTGTCGCCGTCACGGCGCTCGACGGCCTCGAAGGCACCGGTCGAGGCACCCGAGGGCACACCGGCACGGGCGATCGTGCCGTCGTCGAGAGCGACCTCGACCTCGACAGTGGGGTTGCCGCGCGAGTCCAGGATCTCGCGGGCGCCGACGGCCTCGATGCTGGCCATACGTGCTCCTTCGACAGTTCGGGTGGGGATGCGTCCTCAGCCTAGTGCCGTCCGCCGCGTGCGTCGGTGGGACCTTCGGCGAGCGGCCGGTGAACACGCGACGACGGGCCCCGGGCGGCCGTGGCGGCCGGGCCCGGGACCCGTCGTGCGGGGGCGTCAGAGCGCGGCGACGATGCGCTCCACCTGGTCCTTCGCGTCGCCGAACAGCATGGCGGTGTTCTCGCGGAAGAACAGCGGGTTCTGCACGCCGGCGTACCCGGTGGCCATCGACCGCTTGAACACGATCACCTGCTTGGCGTGCCAGACCTCGAGCACCGGCATCCCGGCGATCGGCGAGCCCGGGTCCTCGAGGGCCGCGGGGTTCACCGTGTCGTTCGCGCCGATGACGAGCACCACGTCGGTGTCCGCCAGGTCGTCGTTGATCTCGTCCATCTCGAGCACGATGTCGTACGGCACCTTGGCCTCGGCGAGCAGCACGTTCATGTGCCCGGGCAGGCGGCCGGCGACGGGGTGCACGCCGAACTTCACGTCGACGCCGGAGGCCCGCAGCCGCGCGACGAGGTCCGCGACCGGGTACTGCGCCTTGGCCACGGCCATCCCGTAGCCGGGGGTGATGACGACCGAGCCGGCGTTCTTGAGCAGCTCGGCGACCTCGGCCGCCTGGATCTCGCGGTGCTCGCCGTAGTCCTGCGCGGACGCGCTCACCGTGCCGCCCTCGGCGCCGAAGCCGCCCAGGATCACGCTGATGAACGAGCGGTTCATCGCGCGGCACATGATGTACGACAGGATCGCACCGGAGGACCCGACGAGAGCGCCGGTGACGATGAGCAGGTTGTTGCTCAGCATGAAGCCGGCGGCCGCCGCGGCCCACCCGGAGTACGAGTTGAGCATCGACACCACGACGGGCATGTCGCCGCCGCCGATCGCGGCGACCAGGTGCCACCCGAGCGCCAGCGCGACGACCGTCATGCCGACCAGCGGCACGAGCGACGGGCTCGCCAGGAACCACGCCATGAGGCCGCCGGAGACGACGAGCGCGCCGAGGTTCAGCCAGTTGCGGCCCGGCAGCGTCAGCGGGGCGGACTTCATCTTCGCCGACAGCTTGAGGTACGCGACGACGGACCCGGTGAAGGTCACGGCACCGATGAGCACGCCGAGGAACACCTCGACCAGGTGCACGGCGTCCGCGTGCGTCTCGGTCAGGTAGGAGTTGAAGCCGACGAGCACGGCCGCGATGCCGACGAACGAGTGCAGCATCGCGATCATCTCGGGCATCTGCGTCATCTCGACGCTGCGCGCCCGCCACGTGCCGACGGCGATGCCGATGACGAGCACGAGGGCGATGAGCAGCAGCGTGACCAGCGGGCTGCGCTCGGACTGGTCGAGGCTGAGCACGACGGTGGCGGCGAGGGCGAGGCCCATGCCGACCATGCCGAGCAGGTTGCCGCGCCGGGCGGTCTCCTGCTTGGACAGCCCCGCGAGGCTCAGGACGAACAGGACGGCGGCGACGAGGTACACGCCCTGGACAGCGGAGGTGAGCATCTCAGGCCTCCTCCTTCCGGAACATCCCGATCATGCGGTAGGCCACGAGGAAGCCACCGAAGATGTTGATGGAGGCGACGCTCGCCGCCGCGAACGCGAGCGCCGACACCACCCAGTCGTCGCTGCCGATCTGCAGCAGGGCGCCGACGAGGATGATCCCGGAGATGGCGTTCGTCTGGGCCATCAGCGGGGTGTGCAGCGAGTGGCTGACGTTGGAGATGACGTAGTAGCCGACGAACACCGCGAGCACGAACACGGTGAAGTGCCCGAGGAACGCGGCCGGCGAGAACGTGATCGCCAGCGCGAGCAGCACGGCGCCGAGCGCGAGCCCGACCATCTGCCGCCGGCCCTTGCGCGCCGCGGCCTCGCGGGCGAGCCGGGCCTTCTCGGCCGGGTCGACCGGCGCGACGGCGGGCACCGCGTCCGCGGCGGGCGCCGCGGAGACCTGCACCGGCGGGGGCGGCCACATCACCTCCCCGGCCCTCGTCACGGTCATGCCGCGCTGCACGACGTCGTCCACGTCGAGCACCAGCGCGCCGTCCTTGCCCGGCGTGAGGAGCTTGAGCAGGTTCACCACGTTGGTGCCGAAGAGCTGCGAGGTGTGCCGCGCCATCCGGCTGGTGAGGTCGGTGTACCCGAGGATCGTCACGCCGTTCGCGGTGACGACCTTCTCCCCCGGGACGGTGAGCTCGCAGTTGCCGCCGCCGGACGCCGCCAGGTCGACGATCACGCTGCCCGGCCGCATCGCGGCGACCATCTCGGCGCTGATCGTGCGGGGCGCGGTGCCGCGCACGAGGGCCGTCGTGACGACGATGTCCGCCTTGGCCGTCTCCGCCGCGTACATCTCCGCGGTGAGCCGCTCCTGCTCCTCGGTCAGCGCGCTCGCGTAGCCGTCGGCGCTGACCTCCTGCTGGGCGGCCTCGGCCTGGACGAACGTCGCGCCCATGGACTCGATCTGCTCGCCGACCTCCGGGCGCACGTCGTAGGCGCGCACCTGGGCGCCGAGGCTGCCGGCGGCGCCGATGGCCGCGAGCCCCGCGACGCCGGCTCCGATCACGAACACCGTGGCCGGGCGCGTCTTGCCCGCGGCGGTCACCTGGCCGGTGAACATCCCGCCGAACTCCTCGGCGGCCTCGATGACGGCGCGGTAGCCGGCGACGTTGGACATGGTGCTCAGGACGTCGAGCGCCTGCGCGCGCGAGATGCGCGGGACCGCGTCGAGGGCCAGGGCCGAGACGCCACGGGCCGCGAGGGACGCCACGAGCTCGGGGTGGGCGGCCGGGGCCATCATCGACACCAGCGTGGCGCCGGGGGTCAGGGCGGCGATCTCGGCGTCACCCGGGGCGTTCACGGCGGTGACCACGTCGCTGGCCCAGACCTCGGCGGCGTCGGCGAGGGCCGCGCCGGCCTCGGCGTAGGCCGCGTCGGGGAAGCTCGCCGCGGCACCCGCGCCGTGCTCGACCACCACCTCGTACCCGAGCTTCGCGAGCTGGGCGACGGTGGCGGGCGTCGCGGCGACCAGGCGCTCGCCGGGCCGGCTCTCCTTCGGGACGCCGATCCTCATCGACCCCTCCTCATCCGTGGACGCGCACCCGGGGGTGCGCTGGACCGGCCGCGCGGGGGCGTGGCCGCGACCATCCTGCCCAGCCCGGGGGCGGGGCGTGCCGGACCTTCGGCCCGGCAACCGCTTTCCTGCTGCTGGGGGCGGTGTGACAAACCTCGCGGCGGGCCCGGTCAGTCCGCCTGCTGGACGCCCGCGGCCTCCGCGGCCCGCAGCCGGGCCTCCCACGCCGCCGTCGCGCGCCGCAGCTCGCCCTCCGCGTCGAGCCCCTCGCGGCGGGCCTCCTGCACCAGCGCCAGCAGCCGCGCGCCGAGGTCGGCGCCGTCGGCGGTCCCGTCCCCGGTCGCACCGGCGGCCGTGTCGAGGCCCGCGCGGGCCGCACGCGAGGCGACCTTCTGCGCCCGGGCCAGCGCGCCCATCGCCAGCGGGACGCCGTCGAGCACCGACTCGCGCTGCTTCTCGACCCGCTTGATGCGCTCCCACTGCCGGTGCACGCCGTCGGCGCCGTCGACCTCCGCGCCCGCGAAGACGTGCGGGTGCCGGCGGACCAGCTTCGCGACGAGGTCCGCCGCGACGTCGTCGACGTCGAACGGGTCGTCCGGGTCCTCCTGCGCGATGCGGGCGTGGAAGACCACCTGCAGCAGCAGGTCCCCCAGCTCCTCGCGCAGGTTCGCCCGGTCGCCGCGCTCCACGGCCTCGGCGACCTCGTAGGCCTCCTCCAGCACGTACGGCACCAGCGACGCGTGCGTCTGCTCGGCGTCCCACGGGCAGCCGCCCGGCGAGCGCAGCCGGTCCATGACGGCGACGAGCCGGCGCAGCGGGTCCCCGGCCCCGGCGTCGCCCCCGGCACCCGGGTGCCCGTCGCCGGGCCCGCCCGGCCGCGAGGTGCCGGGCGCGGCGGTCACGGCGTCGCGTCCGCCGCGGCGTCCTGGGCGACGAGCCACGGGTAGGTGGTGGACCCGATCGTGCCCTCGTCGGTCCGCGTGCCGTAGCGCGGGTTGATCGTGAAGTCGAGCGACGACAGGTCCTCCTGGAGCGCCGTCAGCCGCGCGTCGGCGTCCGAGGCGCCCTGGAGCGCCTGCAGCGAGAGCACGTAGCGCATCACGTCGACGGCGGGCTCGGAGAACTCGCGGTCCTCGGTGCCGCCGGCCGCGGCGACCTGCTGCTGGAGCGCCTCGCCCGCCTGCTCCGGCGACACGCCCACGCCCGCGTCCTTCGCCGCACCCACGACGAGCGGCTCCTGCACGAGGACGCCCACGATCGCGGACTGCGTCACGCCCTGGAGCACGTCGGCGAGCTCGCGCGTGGCGCTGTCGACGTCGGCCGCCGACACGACGCGGTCACCGACCACCGCCGCCGCGCCGGGCTGACCCCCGCTACACGCGGCGAGCGCCGCCACCAGCGCCGCGGCGCCCGTCACCGTCAGCAACCGCCTGCTGGACCTCCGCGTCACCGCACGCTCACCTTGCCTTCTCCTGGTCGCACCCTCGCCCGACCGGGCCATCGTAGAGGCCGCGCCTGGCAGCCCGGGACGCCACGCGCGCGGACGGCCCCGGGCGGCCCGGGCGCGCCGGTCAGCGCCCGGCCGTGCCGACACCCGCCGCCGCGGCCACGTCCCCGAGCACCACCGCGTCGATGAGCTGGCGCGCCCAGGTCAGCACCGCCTCGCCGTGCAGCGGCTTGCCGCCGATGCGCGCGGTCGTCGGGAACGGCACCAGCACCGTGCGCAGGGCCGGCTTGAGCACCGAGCCCGGGTAGAGGCGCTTGAGCCGCAGCTGCGCGGACTCCGGCAGCTCCACCGGCGCGAACCGCACGAACCTGCCCTGCGCGGTGACGTCGCTCAGGCCGGCCGCGCGGGCGTGCAGCCGGAACCGCGCGACCGCGAAGAGGTTCGTCACCGGCTCGGGGATCGGGCCGTACCGGTCCACCAGCTCCTCGGAGATCTCCGTCAGCGCCGCCTCGTCGGCCGCCGCCGCGAGCTTGCGGTACGCCTCGAGCCGCAGCCGCTCGTGCGCGATGTAGTCGTGCGGGATGTGCGCGTCCACCGGCAGCTCCACGGTGACGTCCGGCAGCTCCTCCGGCTGGTCGCCGCGGTAGGACGCCACGGCCTCGCCGACCATGCGGATGTACAGGTCGAACCCGACGCCCTCGATGTGGCCCGACTGCTCGCCGCCCAGCAGGTTGCCCGCGCCGCGGATCTCGAGGTCCTTCATCGCCACGGCCATGCCCGCGCCGAGGTCCGTGTTCGCGGCGATCGTCGCGAGCCGGTCGTGGGCGGTCTCCGTCAGGGGCTTCTCCGGCGGGTACAGGAAGTACGCGTACGCGCGCTCGCGCCCGCGGCCCACGCGCCCGCGGAGCTGGTGGAGCTGCGACAGCCCGAGCCGGTCGGCGCGCTCCAGGATGAGGGTGTTCGCGTTGGAGATGTCCAGGCCGGTCTCGACGATCGTCGTGCAGACCAGGACGTCGAACCTCTTCTCCCAGAAGTCGACGATCACCTGCTCGAGCTGGTGCTCGTTCATCTTCCCGTGCGCGACGGCGACGCGGGCCTCCGGGACGAGCTCGTTCAGCCGGGACGCCGTGCGCTCGATGGACTCGACCTTGTTGTGGACGTAGAACACCTGGCCCTCGCGCAGCAGCTCGCGGCGGACGGCGGCGGCGATCTGCTTCTCCTCGTACGCGCCGACGAAGGTCAGCACCGGGTGGCGCTCCTCCGGCGGCGTGGCGAGCGTCGACATCTCGCGGATGCCCGTGACCGCCATCTCCAGGGTCCGCGGGATCGGGGTCGCGGACATCGCGAGCACGTCGACGTTGGTCCGCAGGGCCTTGAGCGTCTCCTTGTGCTCGACGCCGAAGCGCTGCTCCTCGTCGATGACGACCAGGCCGAGGTCCTTGAACCGGATCTCGCCGGTGATGAGCCGGTGCGTGCCGATCACGATGTCGACCGAGCCGTCGCGCAGGCCGTCGACGACCGCCTCGGACTCCGCCTTCGTCTGGAACCGCGACAGCGCCTTGACCGTCACCGGGAAGCCCGCGTACCGCTCGGTGAACGTGTCGAGGTGCTGCTGGACCAGCAGCGTGGTGGGCACGAGCACCGCCACCTGCTTGCCGTCCTGCACGGCCTTGAACGCCGCGCGCACCGCGATCTCCGTCTTGCCGTAGCCGACGTCGCCGCAGATCAGCCGGTCCATGGGGATCGGCTTCTCCATGTCCTGCTTGACCTCGTCGATCGTCGCGAGCTGGTCCGGGGTCTCCACGTACGCGAACGCGTCCTCCAGCTCGCGCTGCCACGGGGTGTCCGGGCCGAACGCGTGGCCCGGGGTCGCCATGCGGGCGCTGTAGAGCCGGATGAGCTCCCCGGCGATCTCCTTGACCGCCTTGCGGGCGCGCCCCTTGGTCTTCGCCCAGTCGGAGCCGCCCATCTTGTTGAGGCTCGGGGCCTCGCCGCCGACGTACTTGGTCACCTGGTCGAGCTGGTCGGTCGGCACGAACAGCCGGTCCCCCGGCTGGCCCCGCTTCGACGACGCGTACTCGATGACCATGTACTCGCGGGTCGCCGCGGCCGCGCCCGAGCCGATGGTCCGGGACACCAGCTCGACGAACCGGCCGACGCCGTGCTGCTCGTGCACGACGAAGTCGCCGGGCCGCAGCTGCAGCGGGTCGACGACGTTGCGCCGGCGGCTGGGCATGCGGCGCATGTCGCGCGTGCTCGCCCCGGGGCGGCCGGTGAGGTCGGACTCGGAGAACACCGCCAGGCGCAGCCCCTCGGCCACGAAGCCGGGGCCGACCTGCGCCGGGGTGACCAGCACGACGCCGCCCTCGGGCTCGGCCTCGAGCGCCGGCACCAGGCGCGCGGGGACGTCGGCGGCGCGCAGCTGCTCCGTCATGCGCTGCGCGGGGCCGTGCCCCTCGGTCGCCAGGACCAGGCGCCAGCCGTCCTGCTGGAGCCGCCGCACGTCCGCGACGGCGCGGTCGACCTCGCCGCGGTAGCGCTCGACGTCGCGGGCGGCGACGACGAGCGTCTCGACGCCGTCCGCGGCGCGCAGCCCGTCCGGGTCCCCCTCCGCGGCGTCGGCGTCGAGCGTGAACGGGCTGAGGGTCCACCAGCCGAGCCCGCGCACGGCGGCGAGCGCCCGGACCTCCGCGAACGAGGCGAACGACGCGGCGGACAGGTCCAGCGGCGTCGCCGCACCGGCCGCGGCCGACGTCCACGCCGCCTGGAGGAACTCCTCCGTGGTGGCGACCAGGTCGTGCGCCCGCCGGCGGACGCGCTCGGGGTCGGCCAGCACGAGCAGCGCGTCGTCGGGCACCAGGTCGAGCACCGGGACCATGCGGTCCACCAGGGCGGGGGCGAGCGACTCCATCCCCTCGACGGCGATGCCCTGGGCGAGCTTGTCGAGCATGTCCACGGCACCCGGCAGCCGCTCGACGAGGGAGGCGGCGCGCTCGCGCACGTCGTCGGTCAGCAGGATCTCCCGGCAGGGCGGTGCCCACAGCCCGTGGTCCGCGATCTCGAGGCTGCGCTGGTCGGCGACGGAGAACCAGCGGATCTCCTCGACCGTGTCGCCCCACAGCTCGATGCGCAGCGGGTGGTCCTCGGTCGGCGGGAACACGTCGAGGATGCCGCCGCGGACCGCGAACTCGCCGCGGCGCTCCACCATGTCGACCCGGCTGTACGCCGCCGCGACGAGCCGCTCGGCGACGTCGGTGAGGTCGGCGCGGTCGCCGGGCGCCAGCGCGACGGGCTCGAGCTCGCCCAGGCCGTCGACGACGGGCTGCAGCAGCGCGCGCACCGGCATCACGAGCACCCGGATCGCCCCCGCGTGGCCGGGCTCCGGCTCGGGGTGCGCCAGCCGGCGGAACACCGCGAGCCGCCGGGCCACGGTGTCGGCCCGCGGGGACAGCCGCTCGTGCGGCAGCGTCTCCCAGGACGGCAGCACGGCCACGTCGTCGTCGGGCAGGTAGCAGCGCAGCGCGGCTGCCGTCTCGTCGGCGTCGCGCCCGGTCGCCGTCACGACGACGAGGGGCCGGCCGGCCGCCGAGCGGGGGCGGTCCGACGGCGGCACCGCCTCGCCGGCCGTCGCGCGGGCGCCGGCGAGGGCGGCGAGCAGCGGCGGCCGCACGCCGGCCGGCCCCACGACGTCGACCGCGCCGCGGGCGGGCACCAGCTCGACGGCGCGCGCCACCGCGGGGTCGGTGAGCAGGACGGGCAGCAGACCGGCGACGTTCATGGGTTCCTTCCGCCACGGGGGCGCACAGCACGAGAACCCCGGATCCAGGGGATCCGGGGTGGGTGCACCACTCTACGAGCGCCCACCGACAGGCTCACCCGGGAGCAGATCCTTGACACGATCTCACCCAGTTTGTCCTAATTTGCCCAGGAGGTTTCGCCTTCAACGGACCCGGTCGGGCAGGACCCGGTTCACCAGCCCGGCCCGCCGGGCCCGCCGACGGCGTGCACCCACCCGCGCCGCACCCGCCCCCGGGCCCGCCCGGGACAGCACCGGCCACCCCTGCCGCCGACCCACCGGGAGACGACATGACGGGAACCGCACCCGCGCCCGGCGCGCCACCGGCGGCACCCCCGGCCCCCGCCGGTCCGGCACCGGCCGCGCCCGACGGCGCCGCCACGCTGCTGCCCGTGCTGTGGAGCCTCAACGGCCTGCGGGCCGTCGGCGCGCTGCTCGTGATGCTGTACCACATCAACTCCTGGAACCTGCAGGTGGTGCGCGGCTCCAGCGCCGGGTTCACGGGGGTCGGGCTGTTCTTCGTCCTGTCCGGGTTCGTCCTGACGTGGACCGCCCGGCCCGGCACCACCGTCGGCACGTTCTACCGCCGGCGGCTCGCGCGCATCCTCCCGAACCACGTCGTCACCTGGCTGCTCGGCCTCGCGATCGCCGTGGTCCTGCTGGAGCAGGTGCTCGACCCCACCACCGCGCTGGTCGGCCTGCTGCTGCTGCAGGCCTGGTCGCCGGACGCCCAACTCGTCTTCGCGGTCAACGGCGTCACGTGGTCGCTGTCGTGCGAGATCGCGTTCTACGTGGCGTTCCCGCTGCTGCTGTGGGGCCTGCGGCGCCTGCGCCCCCGCACCCGCACGGCCGTCGCGGTCGGCGCGCTGGCCGTCCCCCCGCTCGTGGGCGTGCTGTGGCCCGCGACGATCCCGCTGCTGTTCCACCTGCCGCCGGCGCGGCTCCCGGAGTTCGTGCTCGGCATGGTCACCGCGATGGCGGTGCAGGAGGGGTGGCGGCCCCGGGTACCCGCACCGGTGCTGCTCGGCCTGCTCGCCGTGGGCATCCTCGGCGCGGCCGCCGTCACCGTGCACCCCACGGTGCTGACCGCCGCGCTCGCCGTCGTCTTCGCGCCGCTGGCCGCCCGCTGCGCGTGGGGCGACATCCACGGCGGCAACCGCTGGGCGCGGCACCCCGCTGTCGTCGTCGCGGGGGCGCTGTCGTTCTCCTTCTACCTGCTGCACGAGCTCGTCATCAAGATGGTGCTCGTGACCCCGCTGCGCGGGCCTGGGACGATCCCGCTGGTGCTCGTCGTGTCCGCCGCGCTGGCGTTCGGCCTGTACCGCGGCGTCGAGATCCCCGTGCGCGCCCGGCTGCTCGCCGGCTCGCGGCAGCCGCGGCCCTCGCTCGCCGAGCTCGGCGCCGCCGCCCACTCGCCCGCGGAGCGTCGCCCGCGGCACTCGCGCCCCCGCTCCGCGGCGTGGTCGTTCCCCGTGCCCGCCACGGCAGGTCCGGCGGTCGCGCTCGCCGTCGCGGCACCGCCCGCGGGCGCTGCGGCGCTCGGCTCGGCGGTCGGCCACGGCGCAGGGGGCTCGTCGGTCGGCCTTGCCGCACCGGGCTCGGCCGTCGGACCCACCGCACCGGGCCCGGCCGCCCCGGGTCCGGACACCGGTCCGGCCGCCACCTCGGCGACCCTCGGCGGGTTCGGGACGCCCGCAGCGCCGGGTGGGTCCACCGCACCGGCGGCACCGGCCGCGTCCATCCCCCCGGTCCCCTCCGCCGACGACGCCCGGTGGGCGGGCCCCCCGTCGCCCGGCGCACCCGGCTGGCGCCCTCCCGCCGCGCCGCGCACGCCTCCGCCCGTGCCGGTGCGCGTGCGGCCGTGGGCACCGCCGCCGCCCCCCGGCCCGGTGTCGTCTCCCGGTTCCGCCGCGTCGACGGGCGCCGCCCCGGCCGACGACGCGCCCCTGCTCTGACGGGCGCACCCGGCGGGGTCGTCCCGCTGCGGGGCTCGCCGGGACGGGCGGCGCGCGTCAGGACGCCGTGCGGTCCGGCAGCGCGGCCGGGGCAGCGCGCCCGCCGCGTCCGCGGCCCCAGAAGTCGCCCGCCGTCCCGCGGGGCCCGCGGGCGGGGACGACCGGCACGACCCGCGGGACGACCGGCCCCGGCCGGGCCTCCTCGGCGCGGGCCGGGGGCGCGTGACCAGGGCGACCGGGGACGCCGCCCGGGGCGCACCGGCGCCGCCGGGCACGTCGCCGGCGGCGGACCGCGGCGCGACACGGTCGGGCGCACGCCGCAGCCGCAGCAGCGCCGTCGCGCGGGCGCGGGCCGCGCGGGCGGGCAGCAGGCGCTCAGCCGGCGCACGCCGGGCGGTGAGCAGCAGCACCGCGAGGCCGTGCCGCACGACGGCGACCACCGCGGGGAGCAGCGCGGGTGCGCCGCGGCCGAGGTGCCGCGCCACGTAGGCGTCGACCCGGCCGCGGGTCCGGGCACGGGCCGCGACCGACCGCCGGCCCGCGCGGGCGGGGTCGCGTGCGAGGAGCACCGGCTGCCCGGCGACCGGCGCCTCGCGGAAGCCCGCCCCCACGGCGTCGCGGCGGAACACGACGGCCGCGCCCTCCTCGTCCGCCCGCAGCCCCTCGTCGAACCCGACCGACTCCAGCACCGCCCGCGTCGCCGCGCCGGCGGCGGCCGGCCAGGCACCCGGCGGCGGCGGGTCGGCCACCACGCCCAGCAGGCGGTCCGCGCGCGCGGCGGACGGCGCGCGACCCGGGGGGTGGACGGCGCCCGCGACGAGGTCGGCCCGCCCGGCGCGCAGCGGCGCCGTCAGCGCGGACACCCAGGCGGCGGGGACCCGCACCTCCGCCAACGTGAAGAGCAGGTACCGCCCCCGGGAGGCCGCGACGCCGAGGTTGCGGGCCCGCGCGGGCCCCACGCCGGGCGCGGCGACGACCCGGACCCGACGGTCCATGCCCAGGCCCGGCGGCAGCGCGGCGACGTCCCCGACGACCAGCACGACCTCGCCGCCGAGGCGGTGGCCCCGCAGCCGCACCGCGGGCGCGACCGCACCGGCGCCTGCGGATCCGTCGGGTCCGCGGGCCGCGACGTCGAGCGACGCGAGCACGCCCCGCAGCGTCTCCGGGAGACCCGGCTCCGCGCCGCGGGCCACGACCACCACGGAGACGTCGACGCGCCCCGGCACGGCTTCGGGCACGCTCACCTCCGGCGGCACGGCTCCCGGCACGGGCACCGGGGATGGGCTCATACCCTCCCAAACCGGACAGGCGCGGTCGAGGCGGGTCACTCGTCCGGGTGGCGCTCCCGCGTCCCGGACGGCTCCGGTGCAGCCGCGGCGCCCGGGCCGCCGGTGCCACCCGGAGCATCGGGGCCACCCGGGCCGTCAGTGCCAGCCAGGCCGTCCGGGCCACCCCGGCCGTCGGCCGCGAGCCCCGCGACCTCCGCGGGCGGGAACGGCTCGGGGTCCGGCAGCCCGCCGAGCGCGTACCCGAGCCCGAACCCCGTCGACCAGGACAGGCGCGCCACGTCGCCCCTCGACCGCACGCGCGCGAGCTCCCCCGCGACCGTCCCGGCGCGGCGCGCGACGCGGACCGGCCTGCTGCGCAGCAGCTGCCGCCGGGGCGCCGGGACGACCGGCGCGGTGACGTCCGCCGGCGGCGCGGGCTCGTGGTGCACCGCGAGCGCCTCGCGGACGTCGCCGTAGCGCGCCGCCAGCCAGCGCTGCCCCATGCCGCTGTGCCGGCCCTGGTCCCAGGTGTCGCGCAGCCCGTGCCGCAGCCGCATGTGCACGACCGCCGCCGGCTCGAACTCCAGCCGGCTGCCGGCGAGCTGCGCCCGCCAGCACAGGTCGGTGTCCTGCAGCCACCGCGCGCGGGGGTCGAAGCGCCCGATGCGGTGGAACAGCTCGCGGCCGATGCCGAGGTTGCTCGCCGCCGCGCACGGGAGCCACGGCAGCGGCTCGGTGTACTGGAGCCCCTCGACCTGCGGCAGGGCGCGCGACCGGCGGGCCGACCGGTCGTTGAGGCGGTGCCACTCGAGGCGCCCGGCGACCACGCCCGTGCGGTCGACCGCGGCGCCGAG
This is a stretch of genomic DNA from Cellulomonas sp. ES6. It encodes these proteins:
- the mfd gene encoding transcription-repair coupling factor, whose product is MNVAGLLPVLLTDPAVARAVELVPARGAVDVVGPAGVRPPLLAALAGARATAGEAVPPSDRPRSAAGRPLVVVTATGRDADETAAALRCYLPDDDVAVLPSWETLPHERLSPRADTVARRLAVFRRLAHPEPEPGHAGAIRVLVMPVRALLQPVVDGLGELEPVALAPGDRADLTDVAERLVAAAYSRVDMVERRGEFAVRGGILDVFPPTEDHPLRIELWGDTVEEIRWFSVADQRSLEIADHGLWAPPCREILLTDDVRERAASLVERLPGAVDMLDKLAQGIAVEGMESLAPALVDRMVPVLDLVPDDALLVLADPERVRRRAHDLVATTEEFLQAAWTSAAAGAATPLDLSAASFASFAEVRALAAVRGLGWWTLSPFTLDADAAEGDPDGLRAADGVETLVVAARDVERYRGEVDRAVADVRRLQQDGWRLVLATEGHGPAQRMTEQLRAADVPARLVPALEAEPEGGVVLVTPAQVGPGFVAEGLRLAVFSESDLTGRPGASTRDMRRMPSRRRNVVDPLQLRPGDFVVHEQHGVGRFVELVSRTIGSGAAAATREYMVIEYASSKRGQPGDRLFVPTDQLDQVTKYVGGEAPSLNKMGGSDWAKTKGRARKAVKEIAGELIRLYSARMATPGHAFGPDTPWQRELEDAFAYVETPDQLATIDEVKQDMEKPIPMDRLICGDVGYGKTEIAVRAAFKAVQDGKQVAVLVPTTLLVQQHLDTFTERYAGFPVTVKALSRFQTKAESEAVVDGLRDGSVDIVIGTHRLITGEIRFKDLGLVVIDEEQRFGVEHKETLKALRTNVDVLAMSATPIPRTLEMAVTGIREMSTLATPPEERHPVLTFVGAYEEKQIAAAVRRELLREGQVFYVHNKVESIERTASRLNELVPEARVAVAHGKMNEHQLEQVIVDFWEKRFDVLVCTTIVETGLDISNANTLILERADRLGLSQLHQLRGRVGRGRERAYAYFLYPPEKPLTETAHDRLATIAANTDLGAGMAVAMKDLEIRGAGNLLGGEQSGHIEGVGFDLYIRMVGEAVASYRGDQPEELPDVTVELPVDAHIPHDYIAHERLRLEAYRKLAAAADEAALTEISEELVDRYGPIPEPVTNLFAVARFRLHARAAGLSDVTAQGRFVRFAPVELPESAQLRLKRLYPGSVLKPALRTVLVPFPTTARIGGKPLHGEAVLTWARQLIDAVVLGDVAAAAGVGTAGR
- a CDS encoding acyltransferase, with product MTGTAPAPGAPPAAPPAPAGPAPAAPDGAATLLPVLWSLNGLRAVGALLVMLYHINSWNLQVVRGSSAGFTGVGLFFVLSGFVLTWTARPGTTVGTFYRRRLARILPNHVVTWLLGLAIAVVLLEQVLDPTTALVGLLLLQAWSPDAQLVFAVNGVTWSLSCEIAFYVAFPLLLWGLRRLRPRTRTAVAVGALAVPPLVGVLWPATIPLLFHLPPARLPEFVLGMVTAMAVQEGWRPRVPAPVLLGLLAVGILGAAAVTVHPTVLTAALAVVFAPLAARCAWGDIHGGNRWARHPAVVVAGALSFSFYLLHELVIKMVLVTPLRGPGTIPLVLVVSAALAFGLYRGVEIPVRARLLAGSRQPRPSLAELGAAAHSPAERRPRHSRPRSAAWSFPVPATAGPAVALAVAAPPAGAAALGSAVGHGAGGSSVGLAAPGSAVGPTAPGPAAPGPDTGPAATSATLGGFGTPAAPGGSTAPAAPAASIPPVPSADDARWAGPPSPGAPGWRPPAAPRTPPPVPVRVRPWAPPPPPGPVSSPGSAASTGAAPADDAPLL
- a CDS encoding glycosyltransferase family A protein, coding for MRASDRHADPDPVTVSVVIAARDAAATLPDQLRALAAQRAERSWEVIVADNGSTDGTRDVVEDARSWLPQARLVDASGTPGAGAARNAAAEVARGGTLLFCDADDVVAPGWIDALGAAVDRTGVVAGRLEWHRLNDRSARRSRALPQVEGLQYTEPLPWLPCAAASNLGIGRELFHRIGRFDPRARWLQDTDLCWRAQLAGSRLEFEPAAVVHMRLRHGLRDTWDQGRHSGMGQRWLAARYGDVREALAVHHEPAPPADVTAPVVPAPRRQLLRSRPVRVARRAGTVAGELARVRSRGDVARLSWSTGFGLGYALGGLPDPEPFPPAEVAGLAADGRGGPDGLAGTDGPGGPDAPGGTGGPGAAAAPEPSGTRERHPDE